In one window of Mercurialis annua linkage group LG4, ddMerAnnu1.2, whole genome shotgun sequence DNA:
- the LOC126677139 gene encoding expansin-A4-like, with amino-acid sequence MASSLIAVAAALLSLLLAIALVDATVKHSYHHAVGRRHSNHPYHRRAAHPYHHRAGHPYHRRAAHPYHARAVHRPLVKHHRPKFKPGPWVHAHATFYEGSSTSFGGACNYKDVIASGFGLNTVAVSDVLFKNGQACGACYELQCVDDPHYCKLGQPSLTITATDRCPPNPSQPSDNGGWCNPPREHFDIAKPVFNQLADYVAGIIPVQYRRVPCQRRGGIRFTITGNPWFYQVVVWNVGGAGDVTSLQVKGNKKLKWTQMQRDWGTTWKTSAILQGESLTFRVQASDGRFSTAWHVAPKNWQFGQTFEGKNFK; translated from the exons ATGGCTTCATCATTGATAGCCGTAGCTGCTGCATTATTGTCATTGCTTTTAGCTATTGCATTGGTTGATGCAACAGTCAAACATTCGTATCATCACGCTGTTGGTCGACGACATAGCAACCATCCTTACCACCGCCGGGCGGCTCATCCCTACCACCACCGTGCAGGTCATCCCTACCACCGCCGGGCGGCTCATCCTTACCACGCCCGGGCGGTTCATCGACCCCTTGTTAAGCATCATCGACCAAAGTTCAAACCTGGACCATGGGTTCATGCTCATGCTACCTTTTATGAGGGTAGCTCCACCAGTTTTG GAGGAGCATGCAATTACAAGGACGTAATAGCATCAGGGTTCGGTTTAAACACAGTAGCAGTAAGCGATGTTTTGTTCAAAAACGGGCAGGCTTGCGGTGCTTGTTATGAGTTACAATGTGTCGATGATCCTCATTATTGCAAGCTAGGGCAGCCTTCTCTCACCATCACAGCAACTGACCGTTGCCCGCCAAATCCATCGCAACCCAGTGACAATGGAGGCTGGTGCAATCCACCTCGCGAACACTTCGACATAGCCAAGCCTGTCTTTAACCAACTTGCTGACTATGTCGCTGGGATTATCCCTGTCCAATACCGCAG GGTGCCATGCCAAAGGAGAGGAGGAATCAGATTCACAATAACAGGAAACCCATGGTTCTACCAAGTAGTAGTATGGAACGTCGGTGGAGCCGGAGATGTTACGAGTCTGCAAGTGAAAGGTAACAAAAAGCTGAAATGGACCCAAATGCAACGCGACTGGGGCACCACCTGGAAAACTAGTGCTATTCTGCAAGGCGAATCGCTTACCTTTAGGGTTCAAGCTAGTGATGGCAGATTCTCAACTGCTTGGCATGTTGCCCCTAAGAACTGGCAATTTGGTCAGACTTTTGAGGGCAAAAACTTCAAGTAA